CAGCACGGCTGGGATTTGGTCGTGGGTTCGAGACCACAGGCCCTACTGACATCTCTCCCGAGATACTGTATTCATGCAACGGTTCTCCAAGCACCATTTATTCGTATTTAACAGTAATAAGCCACACTAGATTATGATTTGAGTGTTTATTTAATCGTTTATTTGGCTCGGCCAACACAAATAGTTCCGTAACTGGACTGGGGACTGgactgttgccaagcaacacattaacattagattttttttgtgtAGGTCTACATGTATGGGTTTGTTTCTCTCCATTACCACCATTCGGAACTGAACTTGAATGTTATTTGTGGAAGCACGTTCATCTTTGGGGTGGGAAGTTTGTTACAATCGAAGATAGAGAGCGATTGTTAATGTAAGAGGAATGAGACAGCACATGTTTGGTTAAAGGCCCAGTGCTGAAGTACTAAATAACAGAACTCATGGAATGCCTCTTGTCCAATCAAATTACTTGGTCGGAACTAGCTTGTACAGAGTACTAGCTTGTACAGATGTACTAGCTTGTACAGAGGGGCAGTCCAACTCTAGCTTGGGCCCTGAAGATTACTTTTCAGATGAAGTGATTTTtgtagacacacccacacacactacaggggGCGACCGATCAGTCATCCTTACACAAGGCAGTGAGTCTGTCCGGGCAGGGTAGGGAGGGCAGAGCACCTTGTGTTTCCCACTTTAAACATTTAGACATTCCTGTTGATAAGCTCCAGCACTGGGAAGTGAGTGTAGGACATTAGCAAcgacccacccccctccctcccaccccccaccccccccccccctcccctactctcCATCTCATTACACTCCCCTCTTTGGGCTTTGGGAAGTGAGGGAGAGTGACACAGAAGCTACAGAAGGATCattagatagtgtgtgtgtgtgtggttaggctGTGGTGAAGACTGCAGAGGCTACTGTTTACTGCTTGAAAACGTTtcggggggtgtggagggttggtgtggaggggtggtgtggaggggtggggggggggtggaggggggggtggggtggtggtgaaAGCACGGAGAAGGAGAACACGGTTCTCTCCAAGCTGTCGCTGCACTCCAGACGCACAACagatgtgtactgtgtgtgtgtatgtgtgtttcgtTTGTAGTGTACGATCTGGAAATTACACAACCTttcatttgaatgtgtgtgtgtgagtgtgtgtgtatgcgtaagTATGTGTCCATGCGggtgtgtttatgcatgtgtgtgtgtgtgagtgtgtgtgtgtagcagctgTCCTCACCATGAGTATTCTCCGGTAGCTGTCTCTGTCGATGCCCCACAGTTTGAGGTCGGTCTTGGCCCGGACGGTGGCCGCCCGGGGCGTCCCGTAGATCAGGGCCAGCTCTCCgaagctgcccccctccccgaTACTGGTCACCCACTCCCCGTTCACGTAcacctgtggacacacacacacacacacacacacacttagattgTGAAGTGTTCTGGCCCTGGTGGTTGTCTATGGATGGCCATAGtctaagtctgtgtgtgtgtgtgtgggggggggggggtgtgtgtgtgtcagacagggatTGAGGAGGACACGGGTGTGAACACGACACCGTCACCACGCACCATTAGGCTCCATTAccgggtctcacacacacacacacacacacacagagacacacagacacacacagaagcttTTTATCACACCTCCTTTCTCCGCTCTCcctttcctgctcctctccatgCTCCCCCTCTTCATCTTATCTTTcctctcggtgtgtgtgtgtgtgtgtatctccatgTATCTGTTCTGCTACCTGTTTAGAGCTCTCTGTTTCTTCCAAACTCAATTTTCCTAGGGGCGTTAGCTTTGATGACTGGGCTtatgagaaggtgtgtgtgtgtgtgtgtgagtgtgtgtgtgtgtgcgatcctCCCCTAATCCGGAAGATGGGACACCCCTGAAAGCCCTGTATCTCTCCatgcatctctccttccctctattctccatccctctgtttgAGGCTGAAACCTCCCTTTGAtctgggcaggagggggagggtgcaaACCCAACACTCTCggacccttctccctctctcacacacacacacacacacacacacgcacacacgctctacGGCCGTACACAGAGGTTCTTTTAGCCGGCCTTTTGGGACTGATACGTTGTGTGTCGACAGGTGAAAccctaacacagagagagacacacaacctaacacagagagagagacagggcctaacactgagagagagacagggcctaacactgagagagagacagggcctaacactgagagagagacagggcctaacacagagagagagacagggcctaacactgagagagagacagggcctaacacagagagagacagggcctaacactgagagagagacagagtctaacactgagagagagacagggcctaacacaggaagagagacagggcctaacacaggaagagagacagggcctaacacagagagagagacagggcctaacacagagagagagacagggcctaacacaggaagagagacagggcctaacactgagagagagacagggcctaacactgagagagagacagggcctaacacagagagagagacagggcctaacactgagagagagacagggcctaacacagagagagacagggcctaacactgagagagagacagagtctaacactgagagagagacagggcctaacacaggaagagagacagggcctaacacagagagagagacagggcctaacactgagagagagacagggcctaacacagagagagacagggcctaacacagagagagagacagggtctaacacagagagagacagggcctaacacagagagagagacagggtctaacacaggaagagagacagggtctaacacagagagagagacagggtctaacacagggagagagacagggtctaacacagagagagagacagggcctaacactgagagagagacagggcctaacactgagagagagacagggcctaacacagagagagagacagggcctaacactgagagagagacagggcctaacacagagagagacagggcctaacactgagagagagacagagtctaacactgagagagagacagggcctaacacaggaagagagacagggcctaacacaggaagagagacagggcctaacacagagagagagacagggcctaacacagagagagagacagggcctaacacaggaagagagacagggcctaacactgagagagagacagggcctaacactgagagagagacagggcctaacacagagagagagacagggcctaacactgagagagagacagggcctaacacagagagagacagggcctaacactgagagagagacagagtctaacactgagagagagacagggcctaacacaggaagagagacagggcctaacacagagagagagacagggcctaacactgagagagagacagggcctaacacagagagagacagggcctaacacagagagagagacagggtctaacacagagagagacagggcctaacacagagagagagacagggtctaacacaggaagagagacagggtctaacacagagagagagacagggtctaacacagggagagagacagggtctaacacagagagagagacagggcctaacacagagagagagacagggtctaacacaggaagagagacagggcctaacacagagagagagacagggtctaacacagagagagacagggcctaacactgagagagagacagggtctaacacaggaagagagacagggtctaacacagggagagagacagggtctaacacagagagagagacagggtctaacacagggagagagacagggtctaacacagagagagagacagggtctaacacagagagagagacagggcctaacactgagagagagacagggcctaacactgagagagagagggacagggtctaacacagggagagagacagggcctaacacagagagagagagggacagggtctaacacagagagagagagggacagggtctaacacagagagagagagagagagagagagagagagagagagacagggtctaacacagggggagagacagggcctaacacagagagagagagggacagggcctaacacagagagagagagagagagagagagagagagagagagagagagagagacagggtctaacacagggggagagacagggtctaacacagagagagagagggacagggtctaacacagagagagagagagagagagagagagagagagagagggacagggtctaacacagggagagagagagagagagagagagagggacagggtctaacacagggagagagagagagagagagagagagggacagggtctaacacagagagagggacagggtctaacacagggggagagacagggtctaacacagagagagggacagggtctaacacagggggagagacagggtctaacacagagagagagacagggcctaacacagagagagagacagggtctaacacagagagagagacagggcctaacacagagagagagacagggtctaacacagagagagggacagggtctaacacagagagagggacagggtctaacacagagagagagacagagtctaacacagggggagagacagggtctaacacagagagagagacagggcctaacacagagagagagacagggtctaacacagagagagagacagggcctaacacagagagagagacagggtctaacacagagagagggacagggtctaacacagagagagggacagggtctaacacagagagagggacagggtctaacacagggggagagacagggtctaacacagagagagagagggacagggtctaacacagggagagagacagggcctaacacagagagaagggggaagagagagacaagggtccagtgatagagagagggagagagacaaggactaaaagaaagagaggcggagagggacagagagagggagagagatcatcCACGATGAGGGTTCAGGATTGTCCCATTATCCAGGGCTTAATGGGGGACCACAGGGGATCGCACCAACAACCCGCAGCCACAGCTATAAGCtccaagggagggagggaggggggagggcagggaggtagTGGGGGAGGGATTTGGCAGGTCTAGACTGATCGACTCGGGCAAGGCCTAAGACGCACTGGGACTACCCATTACAAAGGTATGGAAGTGTATGCATAGTTTTATACAATATCATGGGATCATGAGGCGCCATTTCCTCCGGGCGCCGTTTCTTGACAAACACGGTTTGCACACTTGCTCGCTGTCATCCGTCTGAACCGACCAAAGCTTttgggaggaagagagcgaaagggagagCGTAGAGAGTCCAAGGCCTGTAACATCG
This genomic window from Osmerus eperlanus unplaced genomic scaffold, fOsmEpe2.1 SCAFFOLD_298, whole genome shotgun sequence contains:
- the LOC134016774 gene encoding cAMP-dependent protein kinase type I-beta regulatory subunit-like, whose translation is MFPVTHIAGETVIQQGDEGDNFYVIDQGEVDVYVNGEWVTSIGEGGSFGELALIYGTPRAATVRAKTDLKLWGIDRDSYRRILMVRT